AAATAAGAATTAAGAGATAAATAAATCTAACTTAAAATTTGTCGTCGACCCTTAGTAGTGTAAAAACACTGGGGGGTCGACGATTTTTTGGTTTGTAGTAAAATAGCGGGTTTTGATTGGTTTTTCATTAATTTTGAAGAAAGTTTGTAAAAGTTGATTTTTTGAAGAAGCTGATGTATGCTATATTTGATGGGGGTTTTTAGAGTACCTACGAGGAATTGAAACTTATATCATTTGTAATTAAATTCTTAGCTATTACAGTTTTTAGAGTACCTACGAGGAATTGAAACCAGATTTCCAATCAGTTCTTTTTATCTTTCTCCTTGTTTTTAGAGTACCTACGAGGAATTGAAACAATATTACTTGCATTTCAGCATCCTCACAAATATGATGGTTTTTAGAGTACCTACGAGGAATTGAAACCGAGCAAAGTCCGCATTAAAACCTATTGTAGCCATGTTTTTAGAGTACCTACGAGGAATTGAAACTTAGTAGTATTATTTAAACTAGGTGTATTATTACTGTTTTTAGAGTACCTACGAGGAATTGAAACATAGCCTAAATATTCCTTTATTGTGCTATACTTATTGTTTTTAGAGTACCTACGAGGAATTGAAACAAGTATTAGTATTTTCTTGCTGTGTAGGTTGTTGAAGTTTTTAGAGTACCTATGAGGAATTGAAACCCTCCAAAACAAATATTACCGTCACCAAACACATTTGGTTTTTAGAGTACCTATGAGGAATTGAAACTGTGGGTGAAATGAAGAAAGATATTATATGAAGTTATAGAAGGATAATGGGTCTGGCGACCCAAACCCCTGGTAGGATTGCTTTCAGAATACCTATAAGGAATTAAAACCGCGGGTGAAATGGAGAAAGTGGTTGAATGTGGTTAAAGAAGGATAATGGACTTCGCCCAAACTCCTAGTATGATTGCTTTTAGAATACCTATTATTATATTTTGATATATTTCAATTTAAAAAATTAAAGAATTAAGATATAAATAAATACAGCTTAAAATTTATCGTTGACCCTGAGTAGTGTAAAAACACCGGGGGATCGACGATTTTTTAGTTTGTAGTGAAATAGCGGGTTTGGATTGATTTTACATTAATTCTGAAGAAAATTTGTAAAAGTTGATTTTTTGAAGAAGCTGATGTATGCTATACTTGATGGGGTTTTTAGAGTACCTATAAGGAATTGAAACACACTTGCATTTAAACTAAGTGTCTTAATAAATGTTAGTTTTTAGAGTACCTATAAGGAATTGAAACATAACTTCTCGTTCCAACATTCCATATTCCACAGCTATGTTTTTAGAGTACCTATAAGGAATTGAAACTTTTCTAAGCTAAGAGTACTTGCAAAACAACGACATGGTTTTTAGAGTACCTATAAGGAATTGAAACTTGAATTCTATTTGTTCATATGAACAGCCATCTATGTTTTTAGAGTACCTATAAGGAATTGAAACTGTGGGTGAAATGGAGAAAGAGATTGAATGTGGTTAAAGAAGGATAATGGACTCCGTCCAAGCCTCTGGTAGGATTGCTTTCAGAATGACGATTGGCAACCTTTAAAATGATAGAATAAATAAGTAAGAATTAAGAGATAAATAAATAAAACTTAAAATTTGTCGTCGACCATGAGTAGTGTAAAAATACTGGGGAGTCGACGATTTTTTGGTTTGTAGTAAAATAGCGGGTTTTGATTGATTTTGCATTAATTTTTAATATAATTTGTAATAGTTGATTTTTTGAAGAAGCTGATGTATGCTATATTTGATGGGTTTTTAGAGTACCTATGAGGAATTGAAACACGCAATTCCTGTGTCACCATCTTTGGGAGTGCTGGAGTTTTTAGAGTACCTATGAGGAATTGAAACCATCTACTTCTACCTTTAAATATACTATAGCTTTCATGTTTTTAGAGTACCTATGAGGAATTGAAACGATGGAACGGATTTAGGTAATGGAACTTGGATGTTTCAGTTTTTAGAGTACCTATGAGGAATTGAAACATTAATGTTAAGATTAATTACATTCGTTTATCTTCGGTTTTTAGAGTACCTATGAGGAATTGAAACTGTAAATGCAGATAAAAAAAGACTATATAGAAATTGTTTTTAGAGTACCTATGAGGAATTGAAACATGCAAGTGCTACATGCATTAGACACGAAAGGTATAAAGTTTTTAGAGTACCTATGAGGAATTGAAACAGCTTCCCATAATTGTTCTTTTCTCCTGAAGAATTTGTTTTTAGAGTACCTATGAGGAATTGAAACAATTCTTTTTGGATTTTTTCTCCATCTAACCAAATCAGTTTTTAGAGTACCTATGAGGAATTGAAACCAAGTTTTAAAAGTATTGTACCAGAAGCTTTATCAATGGTTTTTAGAGTACCTATGAGGAATTGAAACATGTAAGGGGGGTCTAAAGTAATGAAACCTAAAGTAGTTTTTAGAGTACCTATAAGGGATTGAAACGCAAAAACGAAAGTACTGCTCCAGTTCGGGAAAACGTTTTTAGAGTACCTATAAGGAATTGAAACAATTTACCATCATACTTATGTGTGCACTTTGATCTTATGTTTTTAGAGTACCTATAAGGAATTGAAACCTGTAGGAAATGAAGAAAAGGTAGAATGAAGTTATAGAAGGATAATGGACTCCGTCCAAACCTCGTGTAGGATTAGAAGTATAATGGGTCTATCGAGTCAATTTCTTAGTATGATTCTATACAAATACTGTGAAGCTGTGTTATGATGATATAAAGTAAAAAAAGGTTGGAGAGTGAATGAAATGTGTAGGCTAAACCCAAAAGTTGACTTTGCATTTAAGAAGCTTTTTGGCAGTGAAGAAAATAAAGATATATTAATAGCATTTATAAATTCAATAATAGATGAAAATGAGCAGATAAAGGACATAGTATTAAAGAATCCATATAACATAGCAGATTATAGAAATGGAAAAATGACGATTTTAGATATAAAAGCGGTGGATGATAAGGAAGTATGGTATGACATAGAAATGCAGATATCGCAGCAGGATTTTTTTGATAAAAGAGCACTGTATTATTGGTCAAAAGTGTATTCGAGTCAAATAGAAAGTGGAGAATACTATGAGAAATTAAGGAAGACCATATCAATAAACATACTGGATTTTAATTACCTAAATGATAAAGAATTTCACAATGAGTTTAAAATATATAACACGAGAACTTTAAAAGAATTTTCAAATTTATTTGAAATGCATTTTATAGAATTAAATAAATTTGATAAAGATTATAAAGAATTGAAAACGAGCTTAGATAGATGGATAGCATTTTTAAGTAGAGCATATGAACTTGATAAAGATAGTATACCAGCAGAACTTGCAGAAGATAGAGAGGTAAAAAAAGCAATAGAAAAACTAGATATAATGTATTTAAGTAAAGAAGAAAGAGAAGTATATGAGAATGATTTAAAGGCATTGATGGATTACAAGGCTCAGATAAAAACAGCTGAGAGAACTGGAATAGTTAAAGGGAAAAAAGAAGGAATTAAAGAAGAAAAAATTAATACTGTGAAAAATTTATTAGCTATGAGAATGGATGATGATTTTATAGCTAAAGCAACGGGTTTAGATAAAGAAAAAATTGAAGAGATTAGAAAATTAAGAGATAAATAGATGAACTTAAAATTTGTCGTCGACCCTGAGTAGTAAAAAAATACTCGGGTCGGGGATTTTTTAGTTTGTAGTAAAATAAAGATTCTAGATTGACAATATGTAACTAAACTGACATAGTGCCTTTATATACGAGGAAATATCAGTAATATAATGTATACCTTCCTATAAGTAAGTTTTAAATAGAATAGCTAAATTATAAAAAATATTGCATTTTATTTAAATAAATGGTAACATATAGAAAAAGATATTGAAAACAAGTCTACCTAGAAGGAATTTAAATTTGTAAATTTAAAATATGCATGCTTTATTTTTTAGAATACCTAAAAGGTTTATTATATTTTGCAAAAAGAGAATAAAAAACTAAATTATAGATAATAATAGTATTGTCTTTTAAATTTAATACAATATAGGTATTTTTAAATAAAATATAACCTTATTGTAAATTTAAAATATACATAATAAAAATAATTATGATAGTGACACATTAAAATGCCAAAAGAGGTGGGGCTTTGTGCTTGAAGGTATAATTCAAATAGGAAATTCAATGCTCTCTGATGGAAGCGATATGCTTTCAAATTTAATTAAAGATGTCCCTTTAAAAAATAAAAAACAAAAACAAATGCATGTTTTAAAATTTTGTTTTGACACAGAGAAAATGGAATTTAAATTAGATATAAATGAAGAAATTGATAATAGTACAGCAGAAAAATATTTATTTATAGGTTCGGTAGATGGTCCAGCATCTCCTCAATGGTTTGCAACAAGTAATTCATATCTGTATCACATAACTGAAACTTTTTCTAATTTGGCTAAAATTGATTTGGGAGAGAAACTAAATAGTAAAATAAAAATTATATGTGACAATTTTTATGTGGATTTGGGAGAAAAATTCAAACCCAAAAATAGATATGTTTTGAATTATAAAAAATTTGGAATTAGTGAAGAAGATATTATAGATACTTTAAATAAAATAGAAGAGGAAGAGGCTCAAACAGAAGAAAAACAAAGATATAAAAATATAACTTCAAAAATAAAGAAAGTGTATTCTAAAAAGTTCGAAAATTATGTCAAATCAGAGTTAGATACAAAAAAAGATGAAATAGGTATTTACACTATTGTTATAGATGGAACGCCTTTAAGTGAGTTTAAAGAATATAGAAAGCAGATTTTAAATAGTAAACAGAGCAGAAAGAAGAGTAAGAAAACTTTGGGGTTTTGTAGTATGTGTGGGGGTAGTGATAGTTTAACATCAGATTTATCTAAAATGAAAATAAAATATTACACTACAAATCAAATTATATTTGCAAGTGAACTTAATAGCTATGATAAAAATATGCTTCTATGCAAAGATTGTCTAAATAAACTTATGGCAGGAGAAAATTATATACAAAACAAGCTAAATACAAAAATTGTAGGCTTTAATGTATATTTAATTCCACATTTTATACTAGGAGCACCGATAAATAAAGAACAATTGGATAAGGTATCGGATAAGCTTGAATATTCTTTTAATACAGCTAAGAATTTAAGTGGTGTAGAGGAGTTTAAAGGTGAAATTGAAAATATAAAAGCCATAAATGATGAAGATTCATATTTTTTAGTAAATATAATGTTTTATAAAAGAGCAAATCAAGCAACTAAAATTCAAAAGTTGATAAAGGATGTAAATCCATCTGTATTTGAAAAAATTGTAACAGTATCTTATGATATGCTTCGCCTAAGTAAAAAAGTTATGGGTATAAACTACAAATTAAAAATAGATTTGCAAACATTTTATTTTATGACGCCAATTAGGCTTAAAAATTCTGAACCTATGAATTTTAGAAAACTTCTTCAAATATATGATGCAATATTAACTGGGGGAAATTTGAAATTAGAGGAATTTATAAAGAGCGTTATTTTGTGCGCAAAAATACAATTTTTTGATGAGCAAGGATATAATGTGAATAGCAAGGCAGGTATATATAATACAATACTTAAATCAAATTTTTGTATAATATTTTTGAAATATATGGGATGTATAAAGGAAGGGAAAAAAATGGAGGTTTCTGATTTAAAGTTAAGTGACGAAGGTTTAAAAGGATACATAAAAGAGATGGGATATGGGCAGCAGCAAAGTGCCATGTTTTTGTTAGGATGTCTTATAGGTAAGATTGGAAATGCTCAATATAAAAGAATGGGCGGGGATAAGAAGCCAATTCTTAATAAGTTAAACTTCGGGGGAATTGATAAGAGTAAGGTTATAAGACTTAGTAACGAAGTGTTTAATAAATTAATTCAGGAAAAGATAAGAAATTACAATGAAGTAATTTTTTCAGAATATAAGAGGCTTATGGATGAAAATTCAAGTTCATGGAAGTTAAATAAGCATGAAAATTTGTTCTATATCTTATCAGGATATAGTTATGAAACTACAAAGGCAATGCTCAATAGTAAGGGAGGAAAAGAAAATGAACAATAGTGAAATTTTATATTTATATGATGGAAAGCTTACAAATCCAAATGGAGATCCAGATGAAGAAAATAGACCACGTATGGATTATGAAAGGGAGATAAATCTTGTTTCTGATTTAAGAATGAAAAGATATGTTAGAGATTATTTTTTAGATAGAGGGTATAAATTATTTGTGTCAAAGGTAGGAGATAAGGCAGTAACAGCAGAGGGAAGAATAAAGGATCTTGGAAGTAGTGATGTTGATACAATACTAGAAAATCTTATAGATGTAAGACTTTTTGGTGCAACAATTCCTATAAAAAAGGATAACAAAAATTTCATAGGACCTGTTCAGTTTAACTGGGGATATTCTTTAAATAAAGTTGAGGTTTTAGAATCAAGCATAACTTCACATTTTGCAACTGATGAAAAAAATACACAAGGTGCAATAGGAAAGGACTATAGGGTTAAGTATTCCTTTATTGCTTTTAGTGGAGTTATAAGTGGAAAAAGAGCAGAACATACAAAATTAAAAGAAGAAGATGTTGAACTTTTGGATAAAGCAATGAGATATGCTATACCAGAGCTTGCTACTAGAAGTAAGATTGGACAGTATCCGAGACTTTATTTGAGAGTTGAATATAAGGATAATGAAACTATACTTGGAGATTTAAGAGATTATTTGAAGTTTTCTTGTGAAGAAGAGAGTGTAAGAGATATAAAGGAAGTAAGTTTAGATATAACAGAGCTTATACATTTTCTTTATAAAAACAAAGATAGAATTTCTAAATTATATTATTTTGCAGATGAAAAGCTTAAATTAATTATTGACGGAAATAAAGTGGATTTTAAGGAGGCATTCAGTAGTTTTACATTAAATGAAGTAAAGTAGGGTGAAGAGTATGGATTTATTGGTATTAAAATTAAAAGGCAAGTTTGCACACTTTAGGAAGTTCTACACTAATTCATCTTCACTTTCTTATTCGGTACCTCCAAGGACTACTATTGTTGGTTTGATAGCAGCTATTTTAGGATATGAACGAAATAGTTACTATGAGGTTTTCTCAAAAGCAAATCTTAATGTAGCCATAAAAAAAGACGGGTCTATAAGAAAAATAATGCAAAGCTTAAACTATATTAAAGCTACAAGTGCTGCTAATATATATGAACCCAAAGAACATACACAAATACCAGTGGAAATTTTAACTGGGGACAATGGAATTAAGTATACTATTTATGTAAGTATCAGTGATAAAGCTCTTATGGATGAATTAGAATATAGAATAAAAAATAATAAATATGTGTATTGTCCATATTTTGGATCAGCACCGTTTAATTGCATTTTTGAATTTTGTGAAAGAGTTTATGTAGAACAGGAAAAAAGTATAGATGTAATTGATATATCTACTCTTGTGAATTCAAAATACATAGTTGAGGGAA
The Clostridium felsineum DSM 794 DNA segment above includes these coding regions:
- a CDS encoding TIGR02556 family CRISPR-associated protein, yielding MLEGIIQIGNSMLSDGSDMLSNLIKDVPLKNKKQKQMHVLKFCFDTEKMEFKLDINEEIDNSTAEKYLFIGSVDGPASPQWFATSNSYLYHITETFSNLAKIDLGEKLNSKIKIICDNFYVDLGEKFKPKNRYVLNYKKFGISEEDIIDTLNKIEEEEAQTEEKQRYKNITSKIKKVYSKKFENYVKSELDTKKDEIGIYTIVIDGTPLSEFKEYRKQILNSKQSRKKSKKTLGFCSMCGGSDSLTSDLSKMKIKYYTTNQIIFASELNSYDKNMLLCKDCLNKLMAGENYIQNKLNTKIVGFNVYLIPHFILGAPINKEQLDKVSDKLEYSFNTAKNLSGVEEFKGEIENIKAINDEDSYFLVNIMFYKRANQATKIQKLIKDVNPSVFEKIVTVSYDMLRLSKKVMGINYKLKIDLQTFYFMTPIRLKNSEPMNFRKLLQIYDAILTGGNLKLEEFIKSVILCAKIQFFDEQGYNVNSKAGIYNTILKSNFCIIFLKYMGCIKEGKKMEVSDLKLSDEGLKGYIKEMGYGQQQSAMFLLGCLIGKIGNAQYKRMGGDKKPILNKLNFGGIDKSKVIRLSNEVFNKLIQEKIRNYNEVIFSEYKRLMDENSSSWKLNKHENLFYILSGYSYETTKAMLNSKGGKENEQ
- a CDS encoding Rpn family recombination-promoting nuclease/putative transposase: MCRLNPKVDFAFKKLFGSEENKDILIAFINSIIDENEQIKDIVLKNPYNIADYRNGKMTILDIKAVDDKEVWYDIEMQISQQDFFDKRALYYWSKVYSSQIESGEYYEKLRKTISINILDFNYLNDKEFHNEFKIYNTRTLKEFSNLFEMHFIELNKFDKDYKELKTSLDRWIAFLSRAYELDKDSIPAELAEDREVKKAIEKLDIMYLSKEEREVYENDLKALMDYKAQIKTAERTGIVKGKKEGIKEEKINTVKNLLAMRMDDDFIAKATGLDKEKIEEIRKLRDK
- the cas5b gene encoding type I-B CRISPR-associated protein Cas5b, whose protein sequence is MDLLVLKLKGKFAHFRKFYTNSSSLSYSVPPRTTIVGLIAAILGYERNSYYEVFSKANLNVAIKKDGSIRKIMQSLNYIKATSAANIYEPKEHTQIPVEILTGDNGIKYTIYVSISDKALMDELEYRIKNNKYVYCPYFGSAPFNCIFEFCERVYVEQEKSIDVIDISTLVNSKYIVEGSIDIFESENLKLLKERMPVEFLNDRQIGNMASYIYDENGNPLKLKLNTEFIRLKDENIVFL
- the cas7b gene encoding type I-B CRISPR-associated protein Cas7/Csh2; translated protein: MNNSEILYLYDGKLTNPNGDPDEENRPRMDYEREINLVSDLRMKRYVRDYFLDRGYKLFVSKVGDKAVTAEGRIKDLGSSDVDTILENLIDVRLFGATIPIKKDNKNFIGPVQFNWGYSLNKVEVLESSITSHFATDEKNTQGAIGKDYRVKYSFIAFSGVISGKRAEHTKLKEEDVELLDKAMRYAIPELATRSKIGQYPRLYLRVEYKDNETILGDLRDYLKFSCEEESVRDIKEVSLDITELIHFLYKNKDRISKLYYFADEKLKLIIDGNKVDFKEAFSSFTLNEVK